In the genome of Granulibacter bethesdensis CGDNIH1, one region contains:
- a CDS encoding transglutaminase family protein, with translation MPRVLITHITTYRYHQPVSLGRHRLMMRPRDSHDLRMNDATLTFYPPPVETRWAHDVFGNSVCYVQPDPAESDRFEITSRLDLDHFPSNEDLPIDPVARTYPFGYAAEELPDIARLQERHHPDPDHRLELWARKFVRKGRATGTMRLLMDMTRAIQRDFTYEARDTQGTQAPLKTLDLGRGACRDFALLMMEAVRSLGFAARFVSGYLYDPDIKGSTMVGGATTHAWCAVYLPGAGWVEFDPTNGLIAGRNLIRICVARTPSQAVPIAGSYMGHSGDFATLSVDVQIKTETA, from the coding sequence ATGCCCCGCGTCCTGATCACCCATATCACCACGTATCGCTATCATCAGCCGGTTTCGCTGGGTCGGCACCGGTTAATGATGCGCCCGCGTGACAGTCATGATCTGCGTATGAACGATGCGACCCTGACATTCTATCCGCCACCCGTGGAGACACGTTGGGCCCATGATGTTTTTGGAAATTCAGTCTGCTATGTGCAGCCTGACCCGGCAGAGTCTGATCGGTTCGAAATCACATCACGGCTTGATCTGGATCATTTTCCCAGCAATGAAGATTTGCCGATTGATCCGGTGGCGCGCACATACCCGTTCGGTTATGCGGCCGAGGAATTACCGGATATCGCGCGTTTACAGGAACGGCACCATCCCGATCCTGATCACAGGCTGGAGCTGTGGGCACGCAAATTTGTCCGCAAAGGGCGTGCTACCGGGACGATGCGGCTGCTGATGGATATGACGCGCGCGATTCAGCGGGACTTTACTTATGAAGCGCGCGATACGCAGGGCACCCAGGCCCCGCTCAAGACGCTTGATCTTGGCAGAGGGGCATGCAGGGATTTCGCCCTGCTGATGATGGAAGCTGTGCGATCGCTTGGTTTCGCGGCCCGTTTTGTCAGTGGTTATCTGTACGACCCGGACATAAAAGGTTCCACCATGGTTGGAGGCGCTACCACCCATGCCTGGTGTGCCGTTTATCTGCCGGGTGCGGGATGGGTGGAGTTCGATCCGACCAACGGGCTGATCGCCGGGCGTAACCTGATCCGCATCTGTGTGGCCCGCACCCCCTCTCAAGCCGTACCGATTGCCGGGAGCTATATGGGACATTCCGGTGATTTCGCTACATTGTCAGTCGATGTGCAGATCAAGACGGAAACGGCTTGA